The following proteins are co-located in the Neisseria sp. Marseille-Q6792 genome:
- a CDS encoding YadA-like family protein, translated as MSNKGTSATNNANNVLDFKAGDGLDVAYENAAVTYKLNADSKQAIADAKTAAQTVTAKLDQINQSVARAETAAGKAEAAQAAAETSATEAESAKNAAVAAQGKAEEAKAGAVAAQGKAEAAKAGAETAKTAAAASAAEAVRAKADAEAAKAGAEEAKEAAVAAKNAAETAQAGAVEAKNVAETAQAGAEAAKDAAVAAKNEAATFATAAGNAKAGAEAAKEAAAVSATNATNSATAAAASAAEATHSAAEARNAKEAAETAKAGAVAAQGKAETARDEAVAAKEAAATSATEARDAKAGAEAAKDAAETAKAGAVEAKNAAETAKAGAVEAKNAAETAKTGAEEAKVGAVEAKNAAETAKAGAVDAKVGAEAAQAGAETAKTAAEEAKAAAATSATNAAHSATDAATAKAGAEAAKTDAEAAKTGAEAAKEAAVTAKAGAVAAQGKAETARDEAVAAKEAAATSATEAESAKNAAVAAKDAAMISAADAATAKTGAEAAKNAAETAKAGAVAAQGKAETARDDAVAAKEAAAVSAADAVRAKNEAATSATNAANSATAAATSATEAGNAKAGAEAAKNEAAASAAEAVRAKADAVAAQAGAVEAKNAAETAKAGAVAAQGKAETARDDAVAAKEAAVASAADAASAKTAAETAKDAAVTAQGKAEAAKDAAVTAKTGAEAAKTAAVAAKNEAATSAADAATAKTGAEAAKNAAETAKAGAEAAQGKAETARDNAVAAKEAAATSATDAATAKAGAEAAKEAAAASATEAAHSATEAGNAKAGAEAAKEAAAASATEAAHSATEAGNAKAGAEEAKEAAVAAKNVAETAKAGAVAAKDAAETAKAGAVEAKAAAETSATNAANSATEAGNAKAGAEAAKEAAAASAIEAGNAKAGAVEAKNAAETAQAGAEAAKEAAAASAIEAGNAKAGAVEAKNAAETAKAGAVAAKDAAETAKTGAEAAKDAAVTAQGKAEAARDEAAGALQKIESSGLIGKDGKVSFAADNAGSRDSARAVGIDSTALGYGSEAKGNDSTVIGNHAFASGTGSVALGNGSVASEDYTVSVGSAGHERRITNVQSPRHATDAANKAYVDSIRDEWKSADKKLRGGVAGATAIANLPQANGSSNSMLSLAVGNYRGQNAFAIGYSKVSDNNRVILKISGSASTAGDYNVGAGIGFQW; from the coding sequence ATGAGCAACAAAGGCACATCAGCAACCAATAATGCTAATAATGTGCTTGATTTCAAAGCTGGCGATGGGTTAGATGTTGCATATGAAAATGCTGCAGTAACTTACAAACTAAATGCTGATTCTAAGCAAGCAATTGCAGATGCTAAAACCGCAGCACAAACTGTAACTGCTAAACTTGACCAGATTAATCAATCTGTTGCACGAGCCGAAACAGCTGCGGGTAAAGCAGAAGCAGCCCAAGCAGCGGCAGAGACATCCGCAACAGAGGCAGAAAGTGCCAAGAATGCGGCAGTAGCAGCTCAAGGCAAGGCAGAAGAAGCTAAAGCCGGTGCGGTAGCAGCCCAAGGCAAGGCAGAAGCAGCCAAAGCCGGTGCAGAAACAGCCAAAACTGCGGCAGCGGCATCCGCAGCAGAGGCAGTAAGAGCCAAAGCCGATGCAGAAGCAGCCAAAGCCGGTGCAGAAGAAGCGAAAGAAGCGGCAGTAGCAGCTAAAAATGCGGCGGAAACCGCCCAAGCTGGTGCAGTAGAAGCTAAAAATGTGGCGGAAACCGCCCAAGCTGGTGCAGAAGCAGCCAAAGATGCGGCAGTAGCAGCCAAAAACGAGGCAGCGACATTTGCAACAGCGGCAGGAAATGCCAAAGCTGGTGCAGAAGCAGCCAAAGAAGCGGCAGCGGTATCCGCAACGAATGCCACCAATTCGGCAACAGCGGCAGCGGCATCCGCAGCGGAGGCCACCCATTCTGCAGCAGAGGCAAGAAATGCCAAAGAAGCGGCGGAAACCGCCAAAGCCGGTGCGGTAGCAGCCCAAGGCAAAGCAGAAACAGCTAGGGATGAAGCAGTCGCAGCGAAAGAAGCGGCAGCGACATCCGCAACAGAGGCAAGAGATGCTAAAGCTGGTGCAGAGGCAGCGAAAGATGCGGCAGAAACCGCCAAAGCCGGTGCAGTAGAAGCTAAAAATGCGGCGGAAACCGCCAAAGCTGGTGCAGTAGAAGCTAAAAATGCGGCAGAAACCGCCAAGACCGGTGCAGAAGAAGCCAAAGTTGGTGCAGTAGAAGCTAAAAATGCGGCGGAAACCGCCAAAGCTGGTGCAGTAGACGCCAAAGTTGGTGCAGAGGCAGCCCAAGCTGGTGCAGAAACAGCCAAGACTGCGGCAGAAGAAGCCAAAGCAGCGGCAGCGACATCCGCCACGAATGCCGCCCATTCTGCAACAGATGCGGCAACAGCCAAAGCCGGTGCGGAAGCCGCCAAAACTGATGCAGAAGCAGCGAAGACTGGTGCAGAAGCAGCGAAAGAAGCGGCAGTAACCGCCAAAGCCGGTGCGGTAGCAGCTCAAGGCAAAGCAGAAACAGCTAGGGATGAAGCAGTCGCAGCGAAAGAAGCGGCAGCGACATCTGCAACAGAGGCAGAAAGTGCCAAGAATGCGGCAGTAGCAGCGAAAGATGCGGCAATGATATCCGCAGCAGATGCGGCAACAGCCAAAACCGGTGCGGAAGCTGCCAAAAATGCGGCAGAAACCGCCAAAGCCGGTGCGGTAGCAGCCCAAGGTAAGGCAGAAACAGCCAGGGATGATGCAGTTGCAGCGAAAGAAGCAGCAGCGGTATCCGCAGCAGATGCGGTAAGAGCCAAAAACGAGGCAGCGACATCCGCCACGAATGCCGCCAATTCGGCAACAGCGGCAGCGACATCCGCAACAGAGGCAGGAAATGCGAAAGCTGGTGCGGAAGCAGCCAAAAACGAGGCAGCGGCATCTGCAGCAGAGGCAGTAAGAGCCAAAGCCGATGCAGTAGCAGCCCAAGCTGGTGCAGTAGAAGCTAAAAATGCGGCGGAAACCGCCAAAGCCGGTGCGGTAGCAGCCCAAGGTAAGGCAGAAACAGCCAGGGATGATGCAGTTGCAGCGAAAGAAGCAGCAGTGGCATCCGCGGCAGATGCGGCAAGCGCAAAAACTGCAGCAGAAACCGCCAAAGACGCGGCAGTGACAGCACAAGGTAAAGCAGAAGCAGCGAAAGATGCAGCAGTAACAGCGAAGACCGGTGCAGAAGCAGCAAAAACTGCAGCAGTAGCAGCTAAAAACGAGGCAGCGACATCTGCAGCAGATGCGGCAACAGCCAAAACCGGTGCGGAAGCTGCCAAAAATGCGGCAGAAACCGCCAAAGCCGGTGCAGAAGCAGCCCAAGGTAAGGCAGAAACAGCCAGGGATAATGCAGTTGCAGCGAAAGAAGCGGCAGCGACATCTGCAACAGATGCGGCAACAGCCAAAGCCGGTGCAGAAGCAGCCAAAGAAGCGGCAGCGGCATCCGCGACAGAGGCCGCCCATTCTGCGACAGAGGCAGGAAATGCTAAAGCTGGTGCAGAAGCAGCCAAAGAAGCGGCAGCGGCATCCGCGACAGAGGCCGCCCATTCTGCGACAGAGGCAGGAAATGCTAAAGCCGGTGCAGAAGAAGCGAAAGAAGCGGCAGTAGCAGCTAAAAATGTGGCGGAAACCGCCAAAGCTGGTGCGGTAGCAGCGAAAGATGCGGCAGAAACCGCCAAAGCCGGTGCAGTAGAAGCCAAAGCAGCGGCTGAGACATCTGCAACGAATGCCGCCAATTCTGCTACAGAGGCAGGAAATGCTAAAGCTGGTGCAGAAGCAGCCAAAGAAGCGGCAGCGGCATCCGCAATAGAGGCAGGAAATGCGAAAGCTGGTGCAGTAGAAGCTAAAAATGCGGCGGAAACCGCCCAAGCTGGTGCAGAAGCAGCGAAAGAAGCGGCAGCGGCATCCGCAATAGAGGCAGGAAATGCGAAAGCTGGTGCAGTAGAAGCTAAAAATGCGGCGGAAACCGCCAAAGCTGGTGCAGTAGCAGCCAAAGATGCGGCAGAAACCGCCAAGACCGGTGCAGAGGCAGCGAAGGATGCTGCTGTAACAGCCCAAGGTAAAGCAGAAGCAGCCAGAGACGAAGCGGCTGGTGCGCTTCAGAAAATCGAATCTTCTGGTTTGATTGGTAAGGATGGCAAGGTTTCTTTTGCTGCTGATAATGCAGGTAGTCGGGATAGTGCGCGGGCAGTAGGTATTGATTCAACTGCTTTGGGCTATGGTTCGGAAGCGAAGGGCAATGATTCTACTGTAATCGGCAACCATGCGTTTGCTAGTGGAACAGGTTCGGTTGCTTTGGGTAATGGTTCTGTGGCTTCTGAGGATTACACGGTTTCTGTCGGTTCGGCTGGTCATGAACGTCGTATTACAAATGTTCAGTCTCCACGCCATGCAACTGATGCGGCAAACAAGGCTTATGTGGATTCTATTCGTGATGAGTGGAAGTCGGCCGATAAAAAACTGCGTGGAGGTGTTGCAGGTGCGACTGCGATTGCAAATCTTCCGCAGGCAAATGGTAGCAGTAACAGTATGCTCAGCCTTGCTGTAGGTAATTATAGGGGTCAGAATGCATTTGCCATCGGTTATTCAAAGGTAAGTGACAATAATAGGGTTATCTTGAAGATAAGTGGTTCTGCCTCTACTGCCGGTGATTATAATGTTGGTGCAGGTATCGGCTTCCAATGGTAG
- a CDS encoding recombinase: protein MTNMKKITRQNLHPLLSESLNDTDFVLILNALIKFIRRGGKKQAAEHFDLIITTLKQDEALCRHFSRRFYTWLSQVHIYPALIKLGIFSRHSFSREMGIRIYERFSPSYKDFANLHEVFLYLFHSENDDKWLQTLHIRQWLGLYELIRANAEPALLQTACRQLADARLRAIEMLAIWIASEAIEPDLIRIAPRLLEADSPFVALQRETAKLVEHYRKEHNPYDTAHLEVMFDQCGTQIDYLRRRGTGAGSGSSVKVAHLLERLQQTLCRLKLLTDIQTDISNHSRLTIALMNSLIYAAVEQYSTRHLRRSSIRMLARSITENKSNHGEHYITRNRKEYFKMFYSAAGGGVIISLMALHKIHIGTLGFSPFATAFLSGLNYGIGFMLIHILHCTVATKQPAMTAASFAEQVDLNEGGKAADNKLAKLLIDVCRSQSVAVFGNVSVAILLACTISIGYTHLYRQPILDAHTTAYQFKSIDIFTQPTLWYAAIAGVWLFCSGIIAGFFDNRADYLNLRQRLPFNPLLRKIMRPKPRRALASYIHKHYGSLAGNFIFGMLLGMTGYIGQLIGLPLDIRHVAFSSANLGYAAVSGNIGIISFTLGILNILAIGLVNLCVSFSLALFVALRARGTKISSIRNLIKSFWNQIKTNPYILFLPPSTEQERKSPTSNKP, encoded by the coding sequence ATGACAAATATGAAGAAAATTACCCGGCAAAACCTGCATCCGCTCCTTTCCGAAAGTCTGAACGATACCGATTTCGTCCTCATCCTGAATGCGTTAATCAAATTCATCCGCCGCGGCGGCAAAAAACAGGCTGCGGAACACTTCGATTTAATCATTACCACGCTCAAACAAGACGAAGCACTCTGCCGCCATTTCAGCCGACGCTTCTATACATGGCTTTCCCAAGTCCACATCTACCCCGCCCTTATCAAACTCGGTATTTTCTCGCGCCACAGCTTTTCCCGGGAAATGGGTATACGCATATACGAACGCTTCAGCCCATCCTACAAAGACTTTGCCAACCTGCATGAAGTATTCCTCTACCTTTTCCACTCCGAAAACGACGACAAATGGCTGCAAACCCTCCATATCCGCCAGTGGCTGGGCCTATACGAGCTTATCCGCGCCAATGCCGAACCCGCACTGTTGCAAACAGCATGCCGACAACTTGCCGATGCCCGGCTGCGCGCTATTGAAATGCTTGCCATTTGGATTGCCTCCGAAGCCATCGAACCCGACCTCATCCGCATTGCACCTCGCCTGCTTGAGGCAGACTCGCCTTTTGTCGCCCTCCAACGCGAAACTGCCAAGCTGGTCGAACACTACCGAAAAGAGCACAATCCTTACGATACCGCACATCTTGAAGTTATGTTCGACCAATGCGGAACCCAAATCGACTACTTGCGCCGTCGAGGTACGGGTGCAGGTTCGGGATCGTCCGTAAAGGTTGCCCACCTGCTCGAACGACTCCAACAGACCCTATGCCGTCTGAAACTCCTGACCGACATTCAAACCGATATCAGCAACCACAGCCGGCTTACCATTGCCCTGATGAACTCTCTCATCTATGCCGCAGTCGAACAATACAGCACCCGCCACCTGCGCCGCAGCAGCATTAGAATGCTTGCCCGCAGCATTACTGAAAATAAAAGCAACCACGGCGAACACTACATTACCCGCAACCGCAAAGAATATTTCAAAATGTTCTACTCCGCAGCGGGCGGCGGCGTCATCATCTCCCTGATGGCACTGCACAAAATCCATATCGGCACACTTGGTTTCAGCCCCTTTGCCACAGCCTTCCTATCCGGGCTTAACTACGGCATAGGCTTCATGCTCATCCACATACTGCATTGCACTGTTGCAACGAAACAGCCCGCCATGACCGCCGCCAGCTTCGCCGAACAGGTCGATCTCAACGAAGGAGGCAAAGCAGCGGACAATAAACTCGCCAAACTCCTAATCGACGTATGCCGCTCGCAAAGTGTCGCCGTTTTCGGCAATGTCTCCGTCGCCATCCTTTTGGCATGTACCATATCAATCGGCTATACCCATCTGTACCGACAACCCATACTCGATGCCCATACCACCGCCTACCAATTCAAATCAATCGATATTTTTACCCAACCCACCCTCTGGTATGCCGCCATCGCAGGGGTATGGCTCTTTTGTTCCGGAATCATCGCAGGTTTTTTCGATAACCGTGCCGACTACCTCAACCTTCGCCAGCGTCTTCCCTTTAACCCGCTGCTGCGCAAAATCATGCGCCCCAAACCCCGCCGGGCCCTTGCTTCCTACATACACAAACACTACGGCTCCTTGGCAGGCAACTTTATCTTCGGGATGCTGCTGGGTATGACGGGTTACATCGGCCAACTTATCGGCCTCCCCCTAGACATCCGCCACGTCGCATTCTCATCCGCCAACCTCGGCTATGCCGCCGTCAGCGGCAATATCGGTATTATCAGCTTCACCCTTGGCATTCTAAACATTCTTGCCATCGGTCTGGTCAACCTCTGCGTGAGTTTCAGCCTTGCACTATTTGTCGCCCTCAGAGCACGAGGCACAAAAATCAGCAGCATCCGCAACCTAATCAAAAGTTTCTGGAATCAGATTAAAACCAATCCCTATATACTTTTCCTTCCACCATCGACAGAACAAGAACGAAAATCTCCAACCTCAAACAAACCCTAA
- a CDS encoding dipeptide ABC transporter ATP-binding protein: MTRPILEIENLNAFFPGKQVLHDVSLTVQTGRKLALVGESGSGKTVLAQGIMRLNPLVSFKGHLKFDGNDLLTQSERALQKLRGREIGMVFQEPMTALNPVMRVGTQIAEVLTQHLGLDKKQAWARAVELLAETGIREPEQKAFAYPFQLSGGQRQRAMIAMAVAAEPKLLIADEPTTALDVAVQAQILDLLARLQQAHNMTMLYITHDLNLVRRFADDVAVMRGGRIVETGAAAEVFARPQHEYTKMLLNAGATRKVVPLADNPATVLQAEQLSVAVKETAGWFKKRSKTLLEPVSFDLKAGETLGIIGESGCGKTTLAKAVMHLIDAEGRLKINGEDWKHESRRDIQMVFQDPFGAFNPRMNVFNIVSEALRVHEPDLPRAEMRQRVQDVLRQVGLPEDALERYPHAFSGGQRQRLAIARAIIVRPKILVLDEPTSALDVQWQQQILELLADLQKKHGLSLIIISHDLAVIRTLSHRVMVLKDGKIVEEGDCETVFANPSSDYTRHLMKFRHILD, from the coding sequence ATGACCCGCCCCATCCTTGAGATTGAAAACCTAAACGCCTTTTTCCCCGGCAAGCAAGTCCTGCACGATGTCAGCCTGACCGTACAGACCGGCAGGAAACTGGCATTGGTCGGCGAGAGCGGCAGTGGTAAAACCGTGCTGGCGCAGGGCATTATGCGGCTGAATCCGCTGGTGTCGTTTAAAGGGCATCTGAAATTTGACGGCAATGATTTGCTGACCCAATCCGAACGCGCCCTGCAAAAGCTGCGCGGGCGGGAAATCGGCATGGTGTTTCAAGAACCGATGACCGCGCTCAATCCCGTGATGCGCGTCGGCACGCAGATTGCCGAAGTGCTGACGCAGCATCTGGGTTTAGACAAAAAACAGGCATGGGCCAGGGCGGTCGAACTCTTGGCGGAAACCGGCATCCGCGAGCCGGAGCAGAAAGCCTTTGCCTACCCCTTTCAGCTTTCCGGCGGACAGCGGCAGCGGGCGATGATTGCGATGGCGGTTGCCGCCGAACCCAAGCTCCTGATTGCCGACGAACCGACCACCGCCTTGGATGTCGCCGTGCAGGCGCAGATTCTCGATTTGTTGGCGCGTTTGCAGCAGGCGCACAACATGACCATGCTCTACATCACCCACGACCTGAACCTTGTCCGCCGCTTTGCAGACGACGTCGCCGTGATGCGCGGCGGACGCATTGTCGAAACGGGTGCGGCGGCGGAAGTGTTCGCCCGTCCGCAACACGAATACACGAAAATGCTGTTGAACGCCGGCGCCACGCGCAAGGTTGTCCCTTTGGCGGACAACCCCGCTACCGTCTTACAGGCGGAGCAGCTTTCCGTTGCCGTCAAAGAAACCGCGGGCTGGTTTAAAAAACGCAGCAAAACCCTGCTGGAGCCGGTTTCCTTCGATTTGAAAGCGGGCGAAACGCTGGGCATTATCGGCGAAAGCGGCTGCGGCAAAACCACGCTGGCAAAAGCCGTCATGCACCTTATCGACGCGGAAGGCCGTCTAAAAATCAACGGCGAAGACTGGAAACACGAATCCAGACGCGATATACAAATGGTGTTCCAAGACCCGTTCGGCGCATTCAACCCGCGCATGAACGTCTTTAACATCGTTTCCGAAGCCCTGCGCGTCCACGAACCCGATTTACCCCGCGCAGAAATGCGGCAGCGCGTGCAAGACGTATTGCGGCAGGTCGGTCTGCCCGAAGACGCGCTCGAACGCTATCCGCACGCTTTTTCCGGCGGACAACGCCAGCGGCTCGCCATCGCCCGCGCCATCATCGTCCGCCCGAAAATCCTCGTTTTGGATGAACCCACCAGCGCGCTCGACGTACAATGGCAGCAACAGATTCTGGAGCTGCTCGCCGATTTGCAGAAAAAACACGGTCTCAGCCTCATCATCATCAGCCACGACCTCGCCGTCATCCGCACCCTGTCGCACCGCGTGATGGTGCTGAAAGACGGCAAAATCGTCGAAGAGGGCGACTGCGAAACCGTATTTGCCAACCCTTCCAGCGATTACACGCGCCATCTGATGAAGTTCCGGCATATATTAGATTAG
- a CDS encoding fatty acid--CoA ligase: MNQTNNTNFYEMLTAACRKNGNGTAVFNDKEKTTYRALKQEVDAIAAYLQNMGVKFGDKVALAVSNSPEFISAYFAISAIGAVAVPMNTFLKNNEYAYILNDCKARFMFASAGLQKELKGLKKQTPVEKIIWIDEAKAADEADVRFEEARRFSGTPDLSRQPKIDNLAHIIYTSGTTGHPKGALISYGNLFSNLEGIERIFKITKRDRFVVFLPMFHSFTLTAMVLLPIYMACSIILVKSVFPFSNVLKQVLLKRATVFLGVPAIYTAMSKAKIPWYFRWFNRVRLFISGGAPLAEQTILDFKAKFPRAKLLEGYGLSECSPVVAVNTPERQKARSVGIALPGLEVKAVDEELVEVPTGEVGELIVKGGSVMQGYLNMRDATDEAIVNGWLKTGDFVTIDEDGFIFIVDRKKDLIISKGQNVYPREIEEAIYKLDAVEAAAVIGVKDQYADEEIIAFIQLKEGAELDEATVRNHVRAQLANFKVPKQIYFKDELPRNATGKVLKRVLKEQFEQGK; the protein is encoded by the coding sequence ATGAATCAAACAAACAACACCAACTTCTACGAAATGCTGACCGCTGCCTGCCGTAAAAACGGCAACGGCACGGCAGTGTTCAACGACAAAGAAAAAACCACCTACCGAGCACTCAAGCAGGAAGTCGATGCCATAGCGGCGTATCTGCAAAATATGGGCGTCAAATTCGGCGATAAAGTGGCTTTGGCGGTATCCAATTCGCCGGAATTTATCAGCGCCTATTTTGCCATCTCCGCCATCGGCGCGGTTGCCGTACCGATGAATACGTTTTTGAAAAACAACGAATACGCGTATATTTTAAACGACTGCAAAGCACGGTTTATGTTTGCTTCGGCAGGTTTGCAGAAAGAATTGAAGGGGCTGAAAAAACAGACTCCCGTCGAAAAAATCATTTGGATAGATGAGGCGAAAGCGGCAGACGAAGCCGATGTGCGTTTTGAAGAAGCGCGCCGTTTTTCGGGTACGCCCGATTTAAGCCGCCAGCCGAAAATCGATAATTTGGCGCATATTATTTACACTTCCGGCACGACAGGCCACCCCAAAGGCGCATTAATCAGCTATGGCAACCTGTTTTCCAACCTTGAAGGCATCGAGCGTATCTTTAAGATTACCAAACGCGACCGCTTTGTTGTTTTTCTGCCGATGTTCCACAGCTTTACGCTGACGGCTATGGTGTTGCTGCCGATTTATATGGCGTGTTCGATTATTTTGGTGAAATCCGTTTTCCCGTTCTCCAACGTTTTGAAACAGGTTTTGCTCAAACGCGCGACCGTGTTTTTGGGCGTACCCGCGATTTACACCGCCATGAGCAAAGCAAAAATCCCTTGGTATTTCAGATGGTTCAACCGCGTCCGTCTATTTATCAGCGGCGGCGCGCCTTTGGCGGAACAAACCATCCTTGATTTTAAAGCGAAGTTCCCGCGTGCCAAGCTTTTGGAAGGCTACGGCTTGAGCGAATGCTCGCCTGTCGTCGCCGTCAACACGCCCGAAAGGCAGAAAGCCCGCAGCGTCGGCATCGCCTTGCCCGGATTGGAAGTCAAAGCCGTCGACGAGGAATTGGTCGAAGTGCCGACGGGCGAAGTGGGCGAACTCATCGTCAAGGGCGGTTCGGTCATGCAGGGCTACCTGAATATGCGCGATGCCACGGACGAAGCCATCGTCAACGGCTGGCTGAAAACAGGCGATTTTGTCACAATAGACGAAGACGGCTTCATCTTTATCGTCGACCGCAAAAAAGACCTAATTATTTCCAAAGGGCAAAACGTTTATCCGCGAGAAATCGAAGAGGCGATTTACAAACTCGACGCCGTCGAAGCCGCTGCCGTCATCGGCGTGAAAGACCAATATGCCGACGAAGAAATCATCGCCTTTATCCAGCTCAAAGAAGGGGCCGAACTGGATGAAGCCACCGTCCGCAACCATGTACGCGCGCAATTGGCAAATTTCAAAGTTCCCAAACAGATTTACTTCAAAGACGAGCTGCCGCGCAACGCCACAGGCAAGGTTCTGAAACGGGTATTGAAAGAACAGTTCGAGCAAGGGAAATGA
- a CDS encoding ABC transporter permease, producing MKTHTSNSTWQAFKQHKRGWFALRVLAVLFAVALLAPLWSNDKPLWIRYQGEYYFPLVNEYNETVFGGDFDTPADYLDPLIRRNITSDGNYAVYLPNPYDADTLNDFDTQPDPAMPSERHLLGTDDRGRDVLARLIYGFRDSLLFALALTFVTTVIGVITGAVQGYFGGKTDLLMQRFIEIWGGMPELYLLIILSSFFNPSLLILLVLLSLFGWMGLSDYVRAEFLKNRQADYVLAARSMGVGNRAIMWRHILPNSLTPVLAFLPFRISGAVLALTSLDFLGLGVPASQASLGELLSQGKDNLDAWWIGLSTVGMLTIMLLLLVTIGEGLRQAFDVRARG from the coding sequence ATGAAAACACACACCTCAAACTCCACTTGGCAGGCATTCAAGCAACACAAACGCGGCTGGTTTGCGTTGCGGGTTTTAGCCGTTTTGTTCGCCGTCGCGCTGCTTGCGCCTTTGTGGAGCAACGATAAGCCTTTGTGGATACGTTATCAGGGCGAATATTATTTTCCGCTGGTAAACGAATATAACGAAACCGTGTTCGGCGGCGATTTTGATACGCCTGCGGACTATTTGGATCCGCTTATCCGCCGCAATATTACTTCAGACGGCAATTACGCTGTTTATCTGCCCAATCCCTACGATGCCGATACGCTCAATGATTTTGACACCCAACCCGATCCGGCAATGCCGTCTGAAAGGCACTTGCTCGGCACGGACGACCGAGGCCGTGATGTCTTGGCGCGTTTGATTTACGGATTTCGCGATTCCCTGCTGTTTGCCCTTGCATTGACCTTTGTAACGACCGTAATCGGCGTGATTACCGGTGCGGTTCAGGGTTATTTCGGCGGCAAGACCGACCTCTTGATGCAGCGTTTTATCGAAATCTGGGGCGGGATGCCGGAACTTTATCTGCTGATTATCCTGTCTTCGTTTTTCAATCCCAGTTTGCTGATTTTGCTGGTGTTGCTGTCGCTGTTCGGCTGGATGGGGCTGTCGGACTACGTCCGCGCCGAATTTTTGAAAAACCGGCAGGCGGATTACGTTTTGGCGGCGCGTTCAATGGGTGTGGGCAACCGCGCGATTATGTGGCGGCATATCCTGCCCAACAGCCTCACGCCCGTATTAGCATTCCTGCCTTTCCGCATCTCCGGCGCGGTGCTTGCGCTGACCAGCTTAGATTTCCTCGGTTTGGGCGTTCCCGCGTCGCAGGCAAGCTTGGGCGAACTTCTGTCTCAGGGCAAGGACAACTTAGACGCTTGGTGGATAGGCTTGTCTACTGTCGGCATGCTGACTATCATGCTGCTTTTGCTGGTAACGATAGGCGAAGGCTTGCGGCAGGCGTTTGACGTGCGCGCGAGGGGATAG
- a CDS encoding ABC transporter permease subunit translates to MYRYILHRLLLLIPTLLGILAITFAVIQFVPGGPVEQMVQQLTHGAISGETANAAAGNMMKNGNRISPEDLAALNALYGFDKPPLTRFADMVWQFARFDLGESFFHHETVFELVKQKMPVSMSLGLWTFFLTYLICIPLGIAKAVRDGSRFDAVTGMVVLVGYTIPPFVLGLVLLVLFGGGSFFAWFPQGGLVGDDFDTLSWAGKIKDYLWHMALPITASVAGNLAVMTILTKNVFLEEIRRQYVYTARAKGLPEKQILWKHVFRNAMIPLITGFPAAFIGAFFTGSLLIETLFSLDGLGLLSYEAVMKRDYPVVMGTLYVFTLMGLLAKLVSDISYSWVDPRIHFGGQK, encoded by the coding sequence ATGTACCGCTACATCCTCCACCGCCTATTGCTCTTAATCCCCACGCTGTTGGGGATTTTAGCGATTACTTTTGCCGTAATCCAATTCGTTCCGGGCGGGCCGGTGGAGCAGATGGTGCAGCAGTTGACGCATGGTGCGATCAGCGGCGAGACGGCGAACGCGGCGGCAGGCAATATGATGAAAAACGGCAACCGCATCAGCCCGGAAGATTTGGCGGCGTTAAATGCGCTGTACGGTTTCGACAAGCCGCCGCTGACGCGGTTTGCGGATATGGTGTGGCAGTTTGCCCGTTTTGATTTGGGCGAGAGTTTTTTCCATCATGAAACCGTGTTCGAGCTGGTCAAACAGAAAATGCCGGTGTCGATGAGTTTGGGCTTGTGGACGTTTTTCCTGACTTATCTGATTTGTATCCCGTTGGGCATTGCCAAGGCGGTGCGCGACGGCAGCCGTTTTGATGCGGTAACGGGGATGGTGGTGCTGGTCGGTTATACCATACCGCCGTTTGTGTTGGGTTTGGTGCTGCTGGTGTTGTTCGGCGGCGGCAGCTTTTTTGCGTGGTTTCCGCAGGGCGGTTTGGTCGGCGACGATTTCGACACATTGTCGTGGGCGGGTAAAATCAAAGATTATCTGTGGCACATGGCGCTGCCGATTACGGCTTCAGTAGCAGGCAATCTGGCGGTGATGACCATCCTGACAAAAAACGTGTTTCTCGAAGAAATCCGCCGCCAATATGTCTATACCGCCCGCGCCAAAGGTTTGCCGGAAAAACAGATTTTGTGGAAACACGTTTTCCGCAACGCGATGATTCCGCTGATTACCGGCTTTCCCGCTGCCTTTATCGGCGCGTTTTTCACCGGCAGCCTGCTGATTGAAACTTTGTTCTCGCTCGACGGGCTGGGGCTGCTTTCCTATGAGGCGGTGATGAAGCGCGATTATCCGGTGGTGATGGGGACGCTGTATGTGTTCACGCTGATGGGTTTGCTGGCGAAATTGGTGTCGGATATTTCTTATTCGTGGGTTGATCCGCGCATTCATTTCGGCGGACAGAAATAG